GACGAACCCGACCGCGAGGACGAGACGGACGGCGGCGGTTCGAGCGGAGGACGATGAAATGGCCGGCACCGTCTACCTCGTCGGCAGCGGCCCCGGCGACCCCGAGCTGTTGACCGTGAAGGCCAAACGGCTGCTCGAGGAAGCCGACGTCGTCCTCCACGACAAACTCCCCGGCCCGGAGATCATCGACCTGCTTCCCGCAGATCGCAGCGAGGACGTCGGCAAGCGCGCCGGCGGCGAACGCACCCCGCAACCGGAGATCAACGAGCGGCTGGTCGAGCTTGCTGCGGACGGGAAAAACGTGGTTCGGCTGAAGGGCGGCGACTCCTTCGTCTTCGGCCGCGGCGGCGAGGAAGCGGAGTACCTGGCCGACCACGGGGTTCCCTTCGAGGTCGTCCCCGGCGTCACCTCTCCCATCGCCGCCCCCGCCGTCGCCGGAATTCCCGTTACGCACCGCGATCACGCCTCCTCGGTCTCGTTCGTCACGGGCCACGAGGACCCGACGAAGGCGGAGTCGGCGATCGACTGGGAAGCCCTCGCCGCCACTGGCGGAACGATCGTCGTCCTGATGGGCGTCGGCCGACTGCCCGACTACACCGCGGCGCTGGCCGAGGCCGGAATGGCACCCGAAACCCCCGTGGCGCTGATCGAGCGGGGCACCTGGCCCGACCAGCGGGTCGCCACGGGCACCCTCGAGACCATCGTCGACGGCCGCGACGAGGCCGGAATCGAGCCGCCGGCGGTGACCGTCATCGGCGACGTCGCGGGGACGAGAGCGCGCGTGCTCGAGTTTCTCGAGAACGGGGCCGGGGCCGACGACCGAACCGAACCGACCGCGGACGACGGGGTGTGAGCGGATGCGAGACCTCTCCGTCGCCGTCTTCCGGCCCGACGACGAACGCCTCGCGGACGCGGTCGAACTGATCGACTCGCTGGGCGCGACGCCGGTTCCCGATCCGATGCTGGCCGTCGAGCCCACCGGCGCCGCCCCCCGCGAGGACGCCGACTACGTCGTGCTGACGAGCAAAACCGGCGCGGAGCTCGTCGCCGAGGCGGCGTGGAATCCCGGCGAGGCGACCGTCTGCGTCATCGGCCCGAAGACGGGCGACGCCGTCCGCGAGGCGGGCTACGCGGTCGATATCGTTCCCGGGGAGTACACCTCGAGCGGGCTCGTCGCCACACTCGAGAGCGAGGTCGGCGGCGCCCGCGTGGAGGTCGCTCGCAGCGACCACGGCAGTCCGGTGTTGCTCGAGGGGCTCGCGGCAGCCGGGGCGTACGTCCACGAGACGGTGCTCTACCGGCTCGTCCGCCCCGAGGGCAGCGGCGAGTCGGCCGAGCGGGCCGCCGCCGGCGAGCTCGACGCCGCCTGCTTCACCTCGTCGCTGACCGTCGAGCACTTCCTCGAGGCCGCCGCCGCCCGCGGCGTGTGCGAAACGGCGGTCGCGGGGCTCGAAGACGCGACCGTCGGCGTCATCGGCGAGCCGACGCGGGAGACCGCGACCGCCCGCGGAATCGACGTCGACCTCGTCGCGAGCGAGGCGACGTTCGAGACGCTGGCCTGCGAGACCGTCGAGGCGGCGGCACCGACCTACCGCGACTGACGCGGCGACCGGTCCAGTTTCGGCTGACAGTTCAGGACAGGAGGTTTATCCCTGAAGCCGCCCCACTCTCGAGCGATGGCAGGGCCGGTTCCCGAACTCGAGGACAGAGCGGTCGCGTGTGCGGACCACCTCCGCGGCTGCGACCGCGTACTGCTCGCCTCCCACATCGACGCCGACGGGCTGACCAGCGCGGCGGTCGCCGCGAGCGCCCTCGAGCGGGCACAGATCCCCTTCGAGACGGTCTTCGAGAAACAGCTCGACGAGGAGGCGATCGCCGGGATCGCGGCCACCGAGTACGACACCGTCCTCTTTACGGACTTCGGGAGCGGCCAGCTCGACGTCATCGGCGAACACGAGGCCGCTGGCGCGTTCACCCCCGTGATCGCCGACCACCACCAGCCCGCGGAGACGGACACCGACTACCACCTCAACCCGCTACTATTCGGGATCAACGGCGCTTCCGAACTCTCGGGGGCGGGTGCAAGCTACGTCCTCGCACGCGCCCTCGAGGACGACGGGGTCGACAACCGGGATCTCGCCGCGCTCGCCGTCGTCGGCGCGGTCGGCGACATGCAGGCCTCCGGCGGCGAACTCCACGGCGCGAACGCGAAGATCGTCGCCGAGGGCGAGGCCGCGGGCGTCCTCGAGACCGCGACCGATCTCGCGCTCTACGGGAAGCAGACCCGGCCGCTGCCGAAGCTGCTCGAGTACGCCACCGACGTCGACATTCCCGGAATTTCGAACGACACGAACGGCTCGCTGCGGTTTCTCGACGGGCTGGACCTCGAGTTGAAGCGCGACGGCGAGTGGCGTCGGTGGGCCGAACTGACGAGCGAGGAGAAGCAACTGGTCGCGAGCGCGCTGGTCAAACGGGCTGTCTCGCGGGGCGTCCCCGCCGGCAAGATCGACGGCCTCGTCGGCACCGCCTACGTGCTCAGCGACGAACCCGTCGGAACCGAACTCCGCGACGCCAGCGAGTTCTCGACGCTGCTCAACGCCACCGCCCGGTACGAGCGCGCCGACGTCGGCCTCGGCGTCTGTCTCGGCGACCGGGAGGGTGCCCTGAAACGCGCCCGCCAGCTCCTGGCCGACCACCGCCGGAACCTCTCTGCGGGGATCTCGCTCGTCACGGAGGAGGGTGTCACCCACGAGGAACACCTCCAGTGGTTCCACGCGGGCGACCGCATCCGTGAGACCATCGTCGGCATCGTCGCCGGCATGGCCGTCGGCAACGACGGCATCAGCCGCGGAAAACCGATCGTCGCCTTCGCCGAGAAGAACGACGAGGAGGTCAAAGTGTCCGCCCGCGGTACTCACAGCCTCGTCCGCGACGGACTCGACCTCTCGGCCGTGCTGGGCGAGGCCGCACGAGAAGTCGGCGGCGACGGCGGCGGTCACGACGTCGCGGCAGGGGCGACGGTGCCGAAGGGAGCAGAGGAGCAGTTTCTCGAGTACGCCGACGAACTCCTCGGCGACCAGCTCACCTAGTGCGATCCATCGACGCCGGCACCGTCGGCACGAGCGGCGCCCGCGAGGTCAGCATGTAGGCGGACTTCCGGATCGCCCCCTTCGTGTACTGGACGGTGCTCTTGTGGACCGGCGTGCGCTTACCCCGGATCTGAGTGCGGCCCTCGAGGATCGCGTCGACGAGGTCGTCGCCGTCGATCTCGGCTTTCGATCCGCCGTTCGCGGGTGAGACGAGGATCTCCGTGTACGCCCGGCCAACGTTCGGGAGGTAGTGGGCGTCGCTGGCGCCGATCTCCGGATAGCCGCGCCGGCGGGCGAACGTCCGCGCCCGTCGGTTCCGGTAGCCGGTGAACAGCATCGAGTTGTACGCCTCGATCGCGTCGGCGTCCCTGATGTGTTTCTTGCGGACGCCGTGGCGACTGCGCTGGAACGGGTGCGGAACGATCGCGATGCCTCCGAGTTCACGCACGCGCTCGACGGTTTTCGTGAACGGCCGGCCGGGGTCGGGACGCTCCTCGACGCCGATCGCGAGCAGGTGGCCGTGGCGCGTCGAGACCTCGACGCCGGGAATGCCGACGAGCCCGTACTCCGGGGCGATTCTCGCGGCGCGCAGCGACTCGCGGATCTCGTCGTGATCGGTGATGACGACGCCGTCGAGCCCGATGTCCGCCGCGTGCTCCAGAATCAGCTCGATCGGCTCGTGGCCGTCGTACGAGTCGTCGGAGTGGACGTGAAAATCGATGGCGAACGGGATCTGAGACGTCATAGATACACCATCAGAGGGCTGATTACCCACAATACCTCGCAGATCCGCATAAACACTGCGCTGCGAAACAACCGCTGGGCCGATTTCCGTATTCCCGCATGAAGTTTATCCACGGATCGGACTGGAAACTGGGGAGGCGGTCGAAAGCGGCCGCTCCGGTTCGGAACGGCCTCACGAGACGGGCCAGCGCTACGGGCGACCCGGGGCGTTCGGAAATTCCGGGCGACGACCGGCGAGCCTCAGTTCGAATGTTCCTCAGGAACCGAGTCTGTCAGGTCCACCCGCTCGAGCGGATCGAGGCAGGCCTGTTTCGAGCGAACGGGTGACCTCGAGCGTGTTGCCGACGAACGGGACGTCACCGACGAGAGTGGATCGAACGGAACGGCGACAGGAAGTATATCCTATAATGGTATACGGAATCTCGGGCTTGCTGGCCGCACTCGAGGCGGTCGTGTCGCGACTCAGGAGAGCGGCGAACAGATGTCCGAGATCAGTCCGTCGACGCCGAGCGAGCGGAGTCGCGCCGCCTCGCTCGAGCGGGTGATGGTCCAGGGCTCGACGCGGAGGCCGCGGTCGTGGGCCCGCTCGACGAGATCCGTTCTGAGACAGAGTTCGAATCGCGGATGGATCGCAACGCAGTCCAGTTCGGCGGCGGTAGTCAGCCACTGGTCGACGCGCATCCGGGGGTAGATCGGCACCGACGTTCGAGCGACGACGGCTCGAAACCGGCGACCGAGCCAGGGCTCTCGCAGAATCAGCGCCGACTCGCGGCCCGTTTCGCGGACCTCCCGGAGAATCGACGGCGAGAACGACGAGAGCAACGCGTCCCGGTCGAACGCGGCGAGGAGTTCGTCGACGTCGCTCGCGATCCCCTCGACTTTGAGATCGAGCACGAGTCCGACCGACGCCGGCACCGTCTCGAGCACCTCCTCGAGCGTCGGAACCGGCTCGCCGGTCTCGAGGACCGACAGCGAGCGAAGCTCCTCGAGGGAGCGGTCGGCGACCGCACCGGTCCCATCGGTAACGCGGTCGACGGTGGCGTCGTGAATCACGACGATCTCTCCCGAGGACGCTCGCCGGAGATCGACCTCGATCGCGTCGGCTACCGCGGGCGCGCGGTCGACGGCCTCGAGCGTGTTCTCCGGGAGTTCGGCCGCACAGCCCCGGTGGCCGATCACCCGTGGATCGGTGGACGCGCGCTCGGCCGGCGACGAGACGGTGAACGCGGTCGTCCCGGCCCCGAGGACGCACGCGACGGGAAAGTTCCGGAGGAACGTCCGCCTCGTGTACCGGTCCATACGGTCGCTACTCGCCGAACCCGGATAAGCGTCGTCGCCGGTCGGTCTCGAGCCAGTCCCGTAAATATATAGTGCTATATAGTAAGATATAGGGGTACGTACGATAGTGAAAAATACGCACACAGCGGGGACCAGTAGTGAACAGCAATCGAACGAGTCGCACGAACGGGGGGACAGCACGGAGCGGGCGCGCGATCGGCGGCGCCATCGTCGATCTCGACGGAACCGTCTATCGGGGTGAGCGGCCGATCGGCGGCGCCCGCGACGGCATCGAGTCGATACGCGCAGCCGGCGTCGACGTCCTGTTCCTCACGAACAAACCGGTCGAGCGGCGACGAACCTACGTCGACGCGCTTCGAGCCGCCGGCATCGACGTCTCCCGGCCGGCGGTGGTGACGTCCGCGGTGATCACGGCAGACTACCTCGCTGCGACCCACGCCGACGATCCGATCTACGTCGTCGGCGAGGCGCCGCTGGTCGACGAGCTGTCCGAGGCGGGACTCGAGGTGACGTCGACGCCCGCCGAGGCCGGCGTCGTCCTCGCGTCGATGGACCGCTCGTTCGAGTACGGCGTCCTCGAGGACGTTCTCGAGGCGTTCGAGAACGAGCCGGCGTTTTACGCGACCAACCCCGATCGGACCTGTCCCGTCGAGGGCGGCGAGATCCCCGACGCCGGCGCGATGATCGGCGCGATCGAGGGGCTGGTCGGGCGCGAACTCGACGCCGTGCTCGGCAAGCCCTCGCCGATCGCCGTCGAGACGGCCTCCGAACGGCTCGGAGTCCCGCCCGAGGAGTGTCTGGTCGTAGGCGACCGCCTCGAGACCGACATCGAGATGGGCGCTCGAGCGGGGATGACGACGGCGCTCGTGCTCTCGGGGGTGTCAAGCCGCGAGGACCTCGAGCGCGCTGCGGTGACGCCCGACTACGTCCTCGAGGACCTCAGCGAGCTCGCGTCGGTGATCGACCGATGATCGAGTTCGACCCGCTCGCACACACCGACGAGGAGGTGTTCAGGCTCGTCCTGGCGACGCTGCTCGGGATGTTTCTGGGTCTCGAGCGCGAGTGGTCACAGAAGTCCGCGGGGATCCGGACGTTCGCGCTGATCAGCCTGCTCGCGGCGGTGTTCACGATCGTCGACCACGACGGGCTGGTGTTGATCGGCGGACTGTTGATCATCGCTCACGCCGTGTTGCTCGCCGTCCAGAGCTTCATCGAGGAGGAGATCGACGGCCTCTCGCTGACGACGTCGGTCTCGATGCTCGTCGCCTACAGCATCGGTGCGCTCGTCGCCCACGGCTTCCTCATCGAGTCGGTGACGGTTGCGGTGCTGTCGTCGCTGCTGCTCGTCCTCAAGCGCGAACTCCACGAGTTCGCCTGGGGACTCTCCCGCGAGGAGGTCCGCAGCGCCGTCGAGTTCGTGATCCTGGCGTTCGTCATCTATCCGCTGTTGCCCACCGAACCCGTCGATCCCTGGGGGGCGATCGAGCCGCGGCTGGTCTGGTCGCTGGTCATCGCGATCAGCGCGATCGGCTTCGTCAACTACGTGCTCGTCAAGAAGTACCAGGGGCGGGGAATCGCCGTCACCGGCTTCTTCGGCGGACTGGTGAACTCGACGGCGGTCGTCGCCGAAATGGGGAAACGCGCCACGAACCAGCCCGGCCTGCTGGGACTCGCCGTCAGCGCGATTCTGCTCGCGAACGCGGCGATGGCGGTCCGTAACGCCGTGATCGTCGTCACTTTCGTTCCGGAGGCGGCGGTCGTCATCGGCGCGCCGCTCGGCGCGATCGCGCTCACCGGCGTCGGCGTCGCCGTCTGGAAGAGCGACTGGGACGCGAGCGTCGACACCGAACTCGACTCGCCGTTCAGCCTCCGGAACGCGCTCACGTTCGGGGCGCTGTTCCTCCTGGTGCTGGTGCTCTCGATCGGGGCGGAGAACACGTTCGGCGCCGGCGGGTTCATCGCGACGACGTTCCTCGCGGGGCTGGTCTCGAGTGGCACCGCGACGGCGACCGCGGTGACGCTCATGAGTTCCGGCGAGATCACCTACGAGACGGCCGTCGCGGGCGTTATCGCGGGAACGGCGGCGAGCATCCTGGTCAAGACCGTCTTCGCCGCGAGCATCTCTCGAGAGCTCGTTCGACCCGTTCTGTTCTGGAACCTGCTGCTGATCGGCGTGGGCGCTCTCGTCGGGGCACCGCTTCTCCTGAGCTGAACCCGTGTCAATATAAACGACAGTATCTCCTTCATACTGATGGTGCCGTAACCGCTGATAAACAATTACCATGTCTCACGGTTTCGGACGTGTCAATCAGAAGTTATTGGCACGGAGATCCACAATTATAAATAACATAAATGATAATCGGTTCTGTATGCCCGGGATGCACTCACGGCGAACGATGCTCAAAGGGACGGGTGCGGCGACGGTGGCTGCACTCGCAGGTTGCCTCGGAAACGGTGACGACGGCGAAGCCGGCGACGACGTCGACGAGCCCGACGACGACGTGCTGTCGGTCTGGCACGCGATGGGGGGAGGGTCGGGGGACCTTCTCAACGACATGGTCGAGCGCTTCGACGGCGCGGAGACCGAATCGGAGTACCAGGGCAGCTACGAGGACATCCTCAACAGCCTGTTCGGTGCGATCGAAGCCGGCCAGATGCCGGAGGTCGTGATGATCGACAGCCTCCACAACCAACAGGTCCTCGACACGGAGGCCACCCAGTCCGCCGAAGGACTCCTGCCGGAGGACTACCCGATCGACGACCTCGTCGGCGCCGTCCAGGACTTCTTCGTCGTCGACGGCGACCTCCACTCGATGCCGTTCAACAACTCGAACGCCATCCTTTACTACAACAAGGACGCCTACGAGGAGGCCGGCCTCGACCCCGAGGAGCCGCCGGCGACCCTCGAGGAAGTCCGCGAACACTCAGAGGCGCTGGTCGAATCCGGTGCGACGAACTACGGGATCACCTGGCCGAACCACGTCTGGTTCGTCGAGACGTGGTACTCGCTGGCAGACGAGTTGATCCTCGACAACGAGAACGGCCACGACGGCTCGCCGACGACGATGCACGCCGACACCGACTTCGCCCACGACCTCTGGACGTGGTGGCAGGAGATGTACGAGGACGATCTCTACCTCAACCCGGGGATCGAAGCCTGGAGCGAGGCCCGGAGCGCGTTCCTCACCGGCGACGTCGGCATCAAACTCGACTCGACGGCGGCCGTCGAGGCGACCGTCTCGGGCGCCGAGGGCGACGTCGACGAGGACGAGGTCGACGAAGACGACGTCGACACGTTCGAACTCGGCACCGGCTTCTACCCGTCGCCGACCGAAGACCGCACCGGCGTCGTCATCGGCGGCGCCTCGCTGTGGGTCAGCAACGAGATGAGCGACGAGCGCGCCGAGGAGGTCGGCGAACTGCTCGCGTACCTGGGCTCCGTCGAGAACCAGATCGAGTGGCATCAGGGCAGCGGCTACTACCCGATCCGCGAGGAAGCCATCGATCAGCTCGAAGAGGAAGGCTGGTTCGAAGAGCAGCCCCACTACGCGACGGCGTTCGACCAGCTCCTCGAGTCCGAGACGACGCCCGCGACGCTGCGGATGCTCGTCGGACCGGCCCGCGAGGTCCAGTTGCGCATTCAGGAGTCCTCACAGGACATCTTCTCCGGCGCCGTCAGCGTCGAGGACGGCCTCGAGGAGATGATGTCGGACGTCGAGGAGGAACTCGAGCGCTACGACCGCGTCGCGAACCAGTAACAGCGGCTTCGCGTTCGTTTTCATTATGACACGAGAAATATACAACCGGTCCTGGCTGGCGTATCTGCTGTTGTTGCCGACGTTAGTCGTCTCGGTCGTCTTCCTCTACTATCCGGCGATCCAGGCCGCTCACCTGAGCCTGTACGAGACGCTCCAGTTCGGAACGGTCCGGCTGTGGACCGGCCTCGGCAACTACCAGCACCTGCTCACCTCGAGTGACTACCACAGCAGTATCGGCGTCACGGTCCTGTTCTCGCTGATCGTGATCTTCGGCGTGATGGCGCTCTCGCTCGTGATCTCGTATCTGATCTACGAGGTCAGCGTGGGACAGTCGTCGTACCTGATCGCGGCGATCTGGCCGTACGCGCTGCCGCCCGCCGTCGCGGGAATCGTCTTCTTCTACATCATCCACCCCAGCCTCGGGGTGCTCACGACGCCGATCGAGGCGCTCTTCGGCGTGAACGTCGACTGGTTTACTAACGGCACGCAGGCGTTCATCATCGTCACCGTCGCGGTGATCTGGAAGCAGATCGGGTACAACGTGATCTTCATGATCGCGGCGCTGAACAACGTTCCCGACACGCTCGGCGAGGTCGCCGACCTCGACGGCGTCGGAAAGTTCAAGCGACTCGTGCGGGTGTACACGCCGCTGATCTCGCCGACGCTGATCTTCCTGATCGTCATGAATACGATCTACGCGTTCTTCCACACGTTCGCGTTCATCGACATCCTGACCCAGGGCGGTCCCGGCGGGGCGACGAACATCATGATCTACGACCTGTACCGCAACGCCTTCGAGTTCAACAACCACGGACTGGCCTCGGCCCAATCGGTGATCCTGTTCTTCGTCGTCGGGATCCTGATGTACGCCCAGTTGCGCCTCTCCGACCGCTACGCACACTACGGGTGAACACACGTGAGCACACAAACACAATCCGAAACGGGATCCGACGGAACCTCGAGCGGCGACACGGCCTCCGGATTCGTCGCGAACTGGGACCTGGATCGACTGTTCATGCACGGCACGCTCGGGTTCATCGTGTTCGTGATGGCGTTCCCGATCCTGATCGCGGCCATCGTCAGCACCCAGGAGGTCGGCATCGTCGCCAGCTTCGGCGACCTGATGCCGGGCAGTCACCTGTTCGAGAACTACCAGACGGTGATGACCGACTACAACTTCGGCGTCTACCTGCTGAACTCGTTTATCATGTCGATCGTCATCGTCGTCGGCAAGCTCGCCATCTCGCTGCTCGCGGCGCTGGCGATCGTCTACTACGACTTCCCGTTCAAGAACCTGATGTTCTTCGTGATCCTCTTTACGCTCATGCTGCCGGTGCCGGTCAGGTTCGTCCCGCTCTTTAACATCGTGACGGACCTGGGCTGGTACAACAGCATGCTCGCGCTCACCATCCCCTATCTCGCGAGCGCGACGACGGTCTTCTTGCTGCGCCAGCACTTCTACTCGATCCCCGAGTCGATCGTCGAGCAGGCGAAACTCGACGGCATCGGCCCGTTCAAGTTCCTCTTTTACGTGTTGATCCCGATGTCGAAGGGGATGCTCGCCGGCGTCTCCGTCATCATGTTCATCTACGCCTGGAACCAGTACCTCTGGCCGCTCGTGATCATCGACTCCCAGAGCCAGCAGGTGACCCAGGTCGGGATCACCCTGCTCCAGGGAGACATCCAGGCCGGCGAACTGCAGTGGTCGATCGTGATGGCCGGTGCGATCATCACGCTCATCCCGCCGCTGCTCGCGCTGATCGCCTTCAGAAAACCGCTCCTCGAGACGTTCGGGGTCCAACAGAAGTAACCATGACGAACATAACACTCGACAGCATCACGAAAGAGTTCGACGACGTAACGGCAGTGAACTCGATCGACCTCGAGGTCGAAGACGGCGAGTTTCTCGTCCTCGTCGGCCCCTCCGGCTGTGGGAAGTCGACGACGCTCCGCATGCTCGCCGGCTTAGAGGGCGTCACCGACGGCCGGCTCGTCGCCGGCGGGCGGGAGATCACCCACCTCGAGCCCAAAGAGCGCAACGTCGCGATGGTGTTCCAGAACTACGCGCTCTACCCGCACATGAGCGCGAAGCGGAACATGACCTTCGGCATGAAGTCCGCCGGCGACTACACCGACGAGGAGATCGAACAGCGGGTCACGGAGGCCGCGGCGATCCTCGACATCGAGGACCTCCTCGAGCGTAAACCCAAGGCGCTCTCCGGCGGGGAGCGCCAGCGGGTCGCCATCGGGCGGGCGCTGGTCAGGGACCCGGACTACCTGCTGATGGACGAGCCGCTGTCGAACCTCGACGCGAAGCTCCGCATCCAGATGCGCGCCGAACTCAGCCAGCTCCACGACGAACTCGGGACGACGACGGTGTACGTCACCCACGACCAGACCGAGGCGATGACCCTCGGCGACCGCGTCGCGGTGATGAACGACGGACAGATCCAGCAGGTCGCCCGCCCGCAGGAGCTGTACGACTACCCGGCGAACCGGTTCGTCGCGGAGTTCATCGGCAGCCCCGCGATGAACGCCATCCCGGTCCGGCTCAGCGCGACCGGCGAGGGGACCGTCGCGACGAACGACGACGTTCGCATCGGGCTTCCGGAAACCGACGACCTCGCGGGTCTCGACGAGCGCGAAGCGATCCTCGGCATCAGACCGGAGGACATGCGCCAGGGGGCCGACACCGCGGACAACCGGATCGACGCCACCGTCGAGGTCACCGAGCCCCTCGGCGATCGAATGCTCCTGCACGGACGGGTGAACGGCGAGATCGTCAAGTTCCAGATCGGCGCCCGATCGAGCCTCGAGCCGGGCGCGTCCGTCAGCTTCGGCGCGGACCTCGAGCGCCTCCACCTCTTCGATCCGCAAACCGGTGTGGCGCTGTACCACGCCGACCGGCAGGTCGCCCCGCAAGACGCACCGGAGGCAACCCAACAGTA
Above is a genomic segment from Natrononativus amylolyticus containing:
- the cobA gene encoding uroporphyrinogen-III C-methyltransferase, producing the protein MAGTVYLVGSGPGDPELLTVKAKRLLEEADVVLHDKLPGPEIIDLLPADRSEDVGKRAGGERTPQPEINERLVELAADGKNVVRLKGGDSFVFGRGGEEAEYLADHGVPFEVVPGVTSPIAAPAVAGIPVTHRDHASSVSFVTGHEDPTKAESAIDWEALAATGGTIVVLMGVGRLPDYTAALAEAGMAPETPVALIERGTWPDQRVATGTLETIVDGRDEAGIEPPAVTVIGDVAGTRARVLEFLENGAGADDRTEPTADDGV
- a CDS encoding uroporphyrinogen-III synthase translates to MRDLSVAVFRPDDERLADAVELIDSLGATPVPDPMLAVEPTGAAPREDADYVVLTSKTGAELVAEAAWNPGEATVCVIGPKTGDAVREAGYAVDIVPGEYTSSGLVATLESEVGGARVEVARSDHGSPVLLEGLAAAGAYVHETVLYRLVRPEGSGESAERAAAGELDAACFTSSLTVEHFLEAAAARGVCETAVAGLEDATVGVIGEPTRETATARGIDVDLVASEATFETLACETVEAAAPTYRD
- a CDS encoding single-stranded-DNA-specific exonuclease RecJ, producing MAGPVPELEDRAVACADHLRGCDRVLLASHIDADGLTSAAVAASALERAQIPFETVFEKQLDEEAIAGIAATEYDTVLFTDFGSGQLDVIGEHEAAGAFTPVIADHHQPAETDTDYHLNPLLFGINGASELSGAGASYVLARALEDDGVDNRDLAALAVVGAVGDMQASGGELHGANAKIVAEGEAAGVLETATDLALYGKQTRPLPKLLEYATDVDIPGISNDTNGSLRFLDGLDLELKRDGEWRRWAELTSEEKQLVASALVKRAVSRGVPAGKIDGLVGTAYVLSDEPVGTELRDASEFSTLLNATARYERADVGLGVCLGDREGALKRARQLLADHRRNLSAGISLVTEEGVTHEEHLQWFHAGDRIRETIVGIVAGMAVGNDGISRGKPIVAFAEKNDEEVKVSARGTHSLVRDGLDLSAVLGEAAREVGGDGGGHDVAAGATVPKGAEEQFLEYADELLGDQLT
- a CDS encoding PHP-associated domain-containing protein, with translation MTSQIPFAIDFHVHSDDSYDGHEPIELILEHAADIGLDGVVITDHDEIRESLRAARIAPEYGLVGIPGVEVSTRHGHLLAIGVEERPDPGRPFTKTVERVRELGGIAIVPHPFQRSRHGVRKKHIRDADAIEAYNSMLFTGYRNRRARTFARRRGYPEIGASDAHYLPNVGRAYTEILVSPANGGSKAEIDGDDLVDAILEGRTQIRGKRTPVHKSTVQYTKGAIRKSAYMLTSRAPLVPTVPASMDRTR
- a CDS encoding glycerophosphodiester phosphodiesterase; the encoded protein is MDRYTRRTFLRNFPVACVLGAGTTAFTVSSPAERASTDPRVIGHRGCAAELPENTLEAVDRAPAVADAIEVDLRRASSGEIVVIHDATVDRVTDGTGAVADRSLEELRSLSVLETGEPVPTLEEVLETVPASVGLVLDLKVEGIASDVDELLAAFDRDALLSSFSPSILREVRETGRESALILREPWLGRRFRAVVARTSVPIYPRMRVDQWLTTAAELDCVAIHPRFELCLRTDLVERAHDRGLRVEPWTITRSSEAARLRSLGVDGLISDICSPLS
- a CDS encoding HAD-IIA family hydrolase, which encodes MNSNRTSRTNGGTARSGRAIGGAIVDLDGTVYRGERPIGGARDGIESIRAAGVDVLFLTNKPVERRRTYVDALRAAGIDVSRPAVVTSAVITADYLAATHADDPIYVVGEAPLVDELSEAGLEVTSTPAEAGVVLASMDRSFEYGVLEDVLEAFENEPAFYATNPDRTCPVEGGEIPDAGAMIGAIEGLVGRELDAVLGKPSPIAVETASERLGVPPEECLVVGDRLETDIEMGARAGMTTALVLSGVSSREDLERAAVTPDYVLEDLSELASVIDR
- a CDS encoding MgtC/SapB family protein → MIEFDPLAHTDEEVFRLVLATLLGMFLGLEREWSQKSAGIRTFALISLLAAVFTIVDHDGLVLIGGLLIIAHAVLLAVQSFIEEEIDGLSLTTSVSMLVAYSIGALVAHGFLIESVTVAVLSSLLLVLKRELHEFAWGLSREEVRSAVEFVILAFVIYPLLPTEPVDPWGAIEPRLVWSLVIAISAIGFVNYVLVKKYQGRGIAVTGFFGGLVNSTAVVAEMGKRATNQPGLLGLAVSAILLANAAMAVRNAVIVVTFVPEAAVVIGAPLGAIALTGVGVAVWKSDWDASVDTELDSPFSLRNALTFGALFLLVLVLSIGAENTFGAGGFIATTFLAGLVSSGTATATAVTLMSSGEITYETAVAGVIAGTAASILVKTVFAASISRELVRPVLFWNLLLIGVGALVGAPLLLS
- a CDS encoding ABC transporter substrate-binding protein, which codes for MPGMHSRRTMLKGTGAATVAALAGCLGNGDDGEAGDDVDEPDDDVLSVWHAMGGGSGDLLNDMVERFDGAETESEYQGSYEDILNSLFGAIEAGQMPEVVMIDSLHNQQVLDTEATQSAEGLLPEDYPIDDLVGAVQDFFVVDGDLHSMPFNNSNAILYYNKDAYEEAGLDPEEPPATLEEVREHSEALVESGATNYGITWPNHVWFVETWYSLADELILDNENGHDGSPTTMHADTDFAHDLWTWWQEMYEDDLYLNPGIEAWSEARSAFLTGDVGIKLDSTAAVEATVSGAEGDVDEDEVDEDDVDTFELGTGFYPSPTEDRTGVVIGGASLWVSNEMSDERAEEVGELLAYLGSVENQIEWHQGSGYYPIREEAIDQLEEEGWFEEQPHYATAFDQLLESETTPATLRMLVGPAREVQLRIQESSQDIFSGAVSVEDGLEEMMSDVEEELERYDRVANQ
- a CDS encoding carbohydrate ABC transporter permease produces the protein MMTREIYNRSWLAYLLLLPTLVVSVVFLYYPAIQAAHLSLYETLQFGTVRLWTGLGNYQHLLTSSDYHSSIGVTVLFSLIVIFGVMALSLVISYLIYEVSVGQSSYLIAAIWPYALPPAVAGIVFFYIIHPSLGVLTTPIEALFGVNVDWFTNGTQAFIIVTVAVIWKQIGYNVIFMIAALNNVPDTLGEVADLDGVGKFKRLVRVYTPLISPTLIFLIVMNTIYAFFHTFAFIDILTQGGPGGATNIMIYDLYRNAFEFNNHGLASAQSVILFFVVGILMYAQLRLSDRYAHYG
- a CDS encoding carbohydrate ABC transporter permease; its protein translation is MHGTLGFIVFVMAFPILIAAIVSTQEVGIVASFGDLMPGSHLFENYQTVMTDYNFGVYLLNSFIMSIVIVVGKLAISLLAALAIVYYDFPFKNLMFFVILFTLMLPVPVRFVPLFNIVTDLGWYNSMLALTIPYLASATTVFLLRQHFYSIPESIVEQAKLDGIGPFKFLFYVLIPMSKGMLAGVSVIMFIYAWNQYLWPLVIIDSQSQQVTQVGITLLQGDIQAGELQWSIVMAGAIITLIPPLLALIAFRKPLLETFGVQQK